One part of the Marinobacter sp. MDS2 genome encodes these proteins:
- a CDS encoding Lrp/AsnC family transcriptional regulator, giving the protein MPGNDKALVKIDKTDRKILEQLQNDGSLTNQQLAEKVGLSPSPCLRRVRSLEDSGIIVRTATILDHKKLGLALTAVILIGMDRHTPERFADFEEQIANYPEVQECYLITGQSADYMLKVVVPDMDHYHQFLLNRITRIPGVSGVHSSFVLRRVIDSTALPLGYLS; this is encoded by the coding sequence ATGCCGGGCAATGACAAAGCGTTAGTAAAAATAGACAAAACTGATCGAAAAATTCTCGAACAGTTGCAGAATGATGGCTCCCTCACCAACCAGCAGCTCGCCGAAAAGGTCGGTTTGTCGCCCTCCCCGTGCCTGCGCCGGGTTCGGTCACTGGAAGATTCGGGCATCATTGTCAGAACCGCCACCATTCTTGACCACAAGAAACTGGGACTGGCCCTGACCGCCGTCATACTGATAGGGATGGACCGGCACACCCCGGAGCGGTTCGCAGATTTCGAAGAACAGATCGCCAACTACCCAGAAGTGCAGGAATGCTATCTGATTACCGGGCAAAGCGCAGATTACATGCTAAAGGTAGTGGTGCCCGATATGGATCACTATCACCAATTTCTGCTGAACCGTATCACCCGCATTCCCGGTGTCAGCGGAGTGCACTCAAGCTTTGTGTTACGAAGAGTCATCGACAGCACCGCCCTGCCTCTGGGCTATTTGTCCTGA
- a CDS encoding cold-shock protein, which translates to MSDTKTGQVKWFNEAKGFGFIEQEGGSDVFVHYSAINSGGFRTLAEGQQVQFTVTQGPKGPQAENVTPL; encoded by the coding sequence ATGTCTGATACAAAAACTGGCCAGGTCAAATGGTTCAACGAAGCGAAAGGCTTTGGCTTTATTGAGCAGGAAGGCGGCAGTGACGTTTTCGTTCACTACAGTGCAATCAACTCAGGTGGCTTCCGCACTCTGGCTGAAGGCCAGCAGGTGCAGTTCACCGTTACTCAGGGCCCGAAAGGCCCGCAGGCAGAGAACGTAACGCCGCTATAA
- a CDS encoding TetR/AcrR family transcriptional regulator, whose product MTDESINVAPRRKPVQARSRERVDSILRHAAEIFHENGVDGTSMSAIARQSGMSLASLYRYFPNKAAIVHALAEGHVEKMESALRERLLEVGLSEAVDVLIDLFYEFYRTEPAYTAIWSGVESMPELRELDLRELYSNARDFDARLKEEFPGIPEERRWTASLLLPRSAGSILRLAATLPESQGTLLANELKCMARAYLMELIRQDK is encoded by the coding sequence ATGACAGATGAATCTATAAATGTAGCACCGCGCCGGAAGCCGGTTCAGGCACGTAGCCGGGAGCGCGTGGACAGCATTCTCCGCCACGCGGCCGAGATCTTTCACGAGAATGGCGTAGATGGCACCAGTATGTCGGCCATTGCCCGGCAATCGGGTATGTCGCTGGCCTCGCTGTATCGTTACTTTCCGAACAAAGCGGCCATAGTTCATGCGCTCGCTGAAGGGCATGTCGAAAAAATGGAAAGCGCGCTGCGGGAACGTCTGCTGGAAGTCGGGTTGTCTGAAGCCGTGGACGTGCTGATTGACTTGTTTTACGAGTTTTATCGGACGGAGCCGGCTTATACGGCCATCTGGAGTGGTGTCGAATCGATGCCGGAACTGCGGGAACTGGATTTGCGGGAGCTATACAGTAACGCTCGGGATTTCGATGCACGGCTCAAAGAAGAGTTTCCGGGTATACCCGAAGAACGTCGATGGACCGCGAGCTTGTTGTTACCACGTTCTGCTGGTTCGATTCTGCGGCTGGCTGCTACCTTACCGGAATCTCAGGGTACCTTGCTGGCAAACGAGCTTAAATGCATGGCACGCGCCTATCTGATGGAGTTGATTCGTCAGGACAAATAG
- the leuA gene encoding 2-isopropylmalate synthase: MAFDHRKYAPFKPVAKKDRRWPDQIIEKAPTWCAVDLRDGNQSLIKPMSVAQKQRLFDLLVKLGFKEIEIGFPAASQPDFDFCRKLIEENRIPDDVTIQVLTQARAELIERTYEALEGAKKAIVHVYNSTSTVQREQVFGLDREGICDIARNGATLVKEFAGRYPDTEWTFQYSPESFTGTELDFAKDVIDAVTGVWRPDQGQPVIINLPATVEMSTPNVFADQIEWIGENIQYRDSLSISVHTHNDRGCGVAAAELAVMAGADRVEGTLMGNGERTGNMDLVTMAMNLYSQGVDPQLDLSGMAEITEVVEACTEISTHPRHPYAGELVFTAFSGSHQDAIRKCLARRKDGDVWNVAYLPIDPSDLGRRYEEVVRINSQSGKGGVAYVLERDYDISLPRWLQIEFSKVVQSEAETNGGEIDSHTIHHLFEERYLKVAKDWALRTYNLHRDEEGVRADVVVGADESPVSLEGRGLGAVEAVSDALTRRFGVSIAVEAYDEFALGEGTKANALACIRLNANGKLCSAAALAEDTTSATLQALFSAVAQEVGEQMPEGADSRESVSA, encoded by the coding sequence ATGGCTTTTGATCATCGGAAATACGCACCCTTCAAACCCGTTGCCAAGAAAGATCGCCGTTGGCCGGACCAGATTATTGAAAAGGCGCCAACCTGGTGTGCGGTGGATCTGCGGGATGGTAACCAGTCATTGATCAAGCCGATGTCCGTTGCCCAAAAGCAGCGCTTGTTTGATTTGCTGGTTAAGCTGGGTTTCAAGGAAATTGAAATAGGCTTTCCAGCCGCGAGTCAGCCAGACTTTGATTTTTGCCGGAAGCTGATTGAAGAGAACCGGATTCCGGACGATGTCACTATTCAGGTGTTGACGCAGGCGCGCGCCGAGCTGATCGAGCGCACCTACGAGGCTTTGGAAGGCGCTAAGAAAGCGATTGTGCACGTCTACAACTCTACCTCTACGGTGCAGCGTGAACAGGTGTTCGGGCTCGACCGTGAGGGAATCTGCGACATTGCCCGCAACGGCGCGACGCTGGTGAAGGAGTTTGCCGGCCGTTATCCCGATACCGAGTGGACCTTCCAGTATTCTCCCGAGAGCTTTACCGGTACGGAGCTGGATTTTGCCAAGGACGTAATTGATGCGGTGACAGGCGTTTGGCGCCCAGATCAGGGGCAGCCGGTGATTATCAATTTGCCTGCAACCGTTGAAATGTCAACGCCGAACGTATTCGCTGACCAGATCGAGTGGATTGGCGAAAACATTCAATACCGGGATTCGTTGAGCATCAGCGTTCATACCCATAACGATCGCGGCTGCGGCGTGGCGGCCGCCGAATTGGCTGTGATGGCTGGTGCGGATCGGGTTGAGGGTACCTTGATGGGTAACGGCGAACGTACGGGCAATATGGATTTGGTCACTATGGCCATGAACTTGTACTCGCAGGGTGTCGATCCTCAGTTGGATTTGTCGGGCATGGCAGAGATCACCGAAGTGGTGGAAGCCTGCACGGAGATATCCACTCATCCGCGTCATCCCTACGCCGGCGAGTTGGTCTTTACTGCGTTTTCCGGCAGCCATCAGGACGCAATCCGGAAATGTTTGGCGCGCCGCAAGGACGGGGATGTCTGGAATGTTGCCTACTTGCCAATCGATCCTTCAGATCTGGGCCGGCGTTATGAAGAGGTGGTGCGAATTAACAGCCAATCTGGCAAAGGGGGCGTGGCATACGTGCTCGAGCGTGACTACGACATCAGTTTGCCTCGCTGGCTGCAGATCGAGTTCAGTAAAGTGGTTCAATCCGAAGCTGAAACCAACGGAGGTGAGATCGATTCACACACCATTCACCATTTGTTTGAAGAGCGGTATCTGAAGGTGGCGAAAGATTGGGCGCTGCGAACCTATAACTTGCACCGCGACGAGGAAGGTGTACGCGCCGATGTGGTGGTGGGGGCAGATGAATCGCCAGTTAGTCTGGAAGGTCGCGGTTTGGGTGCAGTCGAAGCTGTGTCGGATGCGTTGACCCGCCGTTTTGGTGTTTCCATTGCGGTTGAGGCTTACGATGAGTTTGCGTTGGGTGAGGGGACCAAGGCTAATGCGCTGGCGTGTATTCGTTTGAATGCCAACGGTAAGCTTTGCAGTGCAGCTGCACTGGCTGAAGATACGACCTCTGCGACCTTGCAGGCCTTGTTCTCAGCTGTTGCCCAGGAAGTTGGCGAACAGATGCCGGAAGGAGCGGATAGTCGCGAATCTGTTTCGGCCTGA
- a CDS encoding propionyl-CoA synthetase codes for MSYNSAFRRSIDQRDDFWREQAQHIDWNSAPNTIWQPLENGHGEWFADGTLNTSDVALDANIREGRGDQAALIYDSPVTNTQQTYTYNQLRDEVALFAGALQNQGIEKGDRVIIYMPMIPQAAIAMLACARLGAIHSVVFGGFAAHELAVRIDDATPKALITASCGIEVNTVIEYKPLVDKAIEQSSHKPDLCVVYQRPQAKATMQAERDRDWNELCANATPAEPVPVNATDPLYILYTSGTTGKPKGVVRDNGGHAVALKYSMGLVYDAKPGDVYWAASDVGWVVGHSYIVYGPLFAGCTTILYEGKPIKTPDAGAFWRVIQDHKVDILFTAPTAFRAVRKEDPEATQLAKYDTSSLKRIYLAGERLDPPTYEWLKENTHLPILDHWWQTETGWAICCNPAGIEMMATKPGSSTVPSPGFDVRVVNMDGSSVPDGEQGQIAVKLPLPPGCLMTVWGDDERFLNSYLRPIPGYYSSGDGGYVDEDGYVFIMGRTDDVINVAGHRLSTGEMEEVVASHPAIAECCVVGTHDDLKGQLPIGLVLIKDGATIDPDELEEELIEMVREKIGAIACFRRAIVVDRLPKTRSGKILRRVIRQIADQEEYSVPSTIDDPAILEEISAALRR; via the coding sequence ATGAGCTACAACTCCGCATTTCGCCGTTCCATCGATCAGCGTGACGATTTCTGGCGCGAACAAGCGCAACACATTGACTGGAATTCGGCGCCCAACACCATCTGGCAGCCACTCGAAAACGGTCACGGGGAATGGTTCGCTGACGGCACCCTGAATACCAGCGATGTCGCTCTGGACGCCAACATCCGCGAGGGCCGGGGCGATCAGGCCGCCCTTATTTACGACTCACCCGTTACCAACACCCAGCAAACATACACCTACAACCAACTCCGGGACGAAGTCGCACTGTTCGCCGGCGCCCTGCAAAACCAAGGCATAGAAAAAGGCGATCGGGTGATTATTTATATGCCCATGATCCCGCAAGCCGCCATTGCCATGCTGGCTTGTGCACGCCTGGGAGCGATCCACTCGGTTGTATTCGGAGGCTTTGCCGCCCACGAGCTGGCCGTGCGAATTGACGATGCCACGCCCAAGGCACTGATCACCGCCTCTTGCGGCATCGAAGTCAACACTGTGATTGAATACAAACCTCTGGTCGACAAAGCCATCGAGCAGTCGAGCCACAAGCCAGACCTTTGCGTGGTGTACCAGCGCCCTCAAGCTAAAGCCACAATGCAGGCCGAGCGTGACCGGGACTGGAACGAACTGTGCGCAAACGCCACCCCGGCAGAACCGGTGCCCGTAAACGCGACTGATCCGCTGTACATCCTTTACACCTCCGGCACCACGGGCAAACCCAAAGGCGTGGTCCGGGACAACGGCGGCCATGCTGTTGCCCTCAAGTACAGTATGGGCCTGGTATATGACGCCAAACCCGGCGATGTCTACTGGGCAGCCTCGGATGTCGGCTGGGTCGTCGGCCACAGCTACATTGTTTATGGCCCGCTGTTTGCCGGCTGCACCACGATATTGTACGAAGGCAAACCCATTAAAACCCCTGATGCCGGCGCCTTCTGGCGCGTCATTCAAGACCACAAAGTTGATATCCTGTTCACTGCGCCGACCGCTTTCCGAGCTGTTCGTAAGGAAGATCCCGAGGCGACGCAATTGGCGAAATACGACACCTCGTCTTTGAAACGCATCTATCTGGCCGGTGAACGCCTGGACCCACCGACCTACGAATGGCTGAAAGAAAACACTCACTTGCCGATCCTCGACCACTGGTGGCAGACCGAAACCGGCTGGGCGATCTGCTGCAACCCGGCAGGCATCGAGATGATGGCCACCAAACCCGGATCTTCCACCGTGCCATCACCCGGCTTTGATGTTCGGGTGGTCAACATGGACGGCTCGTCCGTACCAGACGGCGAACAGGGCCAGATTGCCGTCAAACTCCCATTACCCCCCGGCTGCCTGATGACGGTTTGGGGCGACGACGAACGCTTCCTGAACAGCTATCTGCGACCGATTCCTGGCTATTACAGTTCAGGCGATGGCGGGTACGTAGACGAGGATGGGTACGTCTTCATCATGGGCAGAACCGATGACGTCATCAACGTGGCCGGCCACCGCCTTTCAACCGGGGAGATGGAAGAAGTGGTTGCGTCCCACCCAGCCATCGCAGAATGCTGCGTGGTAGGTACACACGACGACCTGAAAGGCCAGTTACCCATTGGACTGGTACTGATTAAAGATGGAGCGACGATCGACCCGGACGAACTGGAAGAAGAACTGATCGAGATGGTTCGGGAAAAGATTGGCGCCATCGCCTGTTTCCGGCGGGCCATCGTCGTTGATCGTCTCCCCAAAACCCGATCCGGCAAGATTCTTCGACGGGTCATTCGCCAGATCGCCGATCAGGAAGAGTACAGCGTGCCAAGCACCATTGACGATCCCGCTATTTTGGAAGAGATCAGCGCAGCACTCCGGCGCTGA